Proteins encoded by one window of Vitis vinifera cultivar Pinot Noir 40024 chromosome 10, ASM3070453v1:
- the LOC100262778 gene encoding patellin-4 codes for MTVESVEAVEVKAEDTQMTEVSVSLPEEEKAVEKVNEAKPKTVEKSSSYREESNFLSDLKDNENKALIELRSKLEEAILRNTLFKKEELKKETASEPKEEQPAAAEEKEKEPEATDGAAPEEAEPKTEGEDKQSSSEVEKPEEVVDRDITLWGVPLLPSKCAEGNDVILLKFLRAREFKVNEAFEMLKKTLEWRKEFKTDSILEEELGQDISSVAYMNGVDREGHPICYNIYGVLENQELYQKTFGTEEKRNQFLRWRIQLMEKGIQKLDFKPGGVTSLLQINDLSNSPGPSKKEIRIATKQAVGLLQDNYPEFVARNIFINVPFWYYALNALLSPFLTQRTKSKFVFVRPSKVTETLLKYICVEEIPVQYGGLKREKDTEFSIEDGGVTELVVKAGSTETIEIPVPEVGTTLVWDLTVLGWEVNYKEEFVPADEGSYTIIIQKGKKMGSQEEPVRNSFRNNEPGKVVLTIENSVSKKKRIFYRYKTKNCSSF; via the exons ATGACTGTGGAGAGTGTTGAGGCCGTTGAGGTTAAGGCTGAAGACACCCAAATGACTGAGgtttctgtttctcttccagaGGAGGAGAAAGCTGTGGAGAAAGTTAATGAAGCCAAGCCCAAAACAGTTGAGAAGAGCTCCTCCTATAGGGAAGAGAGCAATTTCCTCTCTGATCTCAAGGACAATGAGAATAAGGCGCTGATCGAGTTGAGATCCAAACTCGAAGAAGCCATCCTTAGAAACACTCTCTTCAAGAAGGAGGAGCTCAAGAAAGAGACTGCAAGTGAACCCAAGGAGGAACAGCCTGCCGCCGCtgaagagaaagagaaggagcCCGAAGCCACCGATGGCGCAGCCCCAGAAGAAGCTGAACCGAAGACAGAAGGGGAAGACAAGCAAAGCAGCAGCGAAGTGGAGAAACCGGAGGAGGTGGTGGATCGGGATATCACCCTGTGGGGTGTGCCCCTTTTGCCCAGTAAGTGCGCCGAGGGAAACGATGTAATCCTCCTGAAGTTCCTGAGGGCGAGGGAGTTTAAGGTGAACGAGGCCTTTGAGATGCTGAAGAAAACTCTAGAGTGGAGGAAGGAGTTCAAGACGGATTCCATCCTGGAGGAAGAGTTGGGACAAGACATCAGTTCGGTTGCATACATGAATGGAGTTGATCGCGAGGGTCACCCCATCTGTTACAACATCTATGGGGTGCTTGAAAATCAAGAGCTGTATCAAAAGACTTTTGGGACTGAGGAGAAGCGCAACCAGTTCTTGAGATGGAGGATCCAGCTGATGGAGAAGGGAATCCAGAAGCTCGATTTCAAGCCTGGCGGTGTCACCTCTTTGCTCCAAATCAATGATCTCAGCAACTCCCCAGGACCCTCCAAGAAGGAGATCCGGATCGCCACAAAGCAAGCTGTTGGCCTTCTGCAGGACAATTACCCAGAATTTGTCGCAAGAAAT ATCTTCATAAATGTTCCTTTCTGGTACTATGCCTTGAACGCCCTCTTATCTCCTTTCTTGACACAAAGGACCAAGAGCAAATTCGTCTTTGTTCGCCCATCCAAAGTCACTGAAACACTTCTCAA GTACATCTGTGTGGAGGAAATCCCGGTCCAGTACGGTGGGCTCAAGAGGGAGAAAGACACCGAATTCTCCATTGAAGATGGTGGAGTTACAGAACTCGTTGTCAAGGCTGGATCAACTGAAACAATCGAGATACCTGTCCCCGAG GTTGGAACCACATTGGTATGGGATCTGACTGTATTGGGTTGGGAAGTGAATTACAAGGAGGAATTCGTGCCGGCGGACGAGGGATCTTACACCATCATCATCCAGAAGGGGAAGAAGATGGGGTCACAGGAGGAGCCTGTTCGCAACTCTTTCCGCAACAATGAACCAGGGAAGGTTGTGCTGACCATTGAGAACAGTGTGAGCAAGAAGAAGAGGATTTTCTACAGATACAAGACCAAGAACTGCTCCTCCTTCTGA